A single genomic interval of Streptomyces sp. 1222.5 harbors:
- the mtrB gene encoding MtrAB system histidine kinase MtrB: MPGDSAASAPGGSGARPGRPVGRAGVNTRFRRLFEGGLLRGGVQGSPVLRLFLRWVRRPLLPVMRLWRRNIQLRVVATTLLMSLGVVLLLGFVVIGQVRNGLLDAKVRASQSQATGGFAVAKQKADDTMASGTGAGTGAGTADGGASPDGRQSQNVIQWMSDLVDSLASGGAGAFDVATLPVGDDSGGGRSPRGSGNVNPTLSVPADLRERVNSGTTAAQSYTKIVYSGDKESQPALVIGKQVNDPNGRPYELYYLFPLTQEEKSLSLVKGTLATAGLFVVVLLGAIAWLVVRQVVTPVRMAAGIAERLSAGRLQERMKVTGEDDIARLGEAFNKMAQNLQLKIQQLEDLSRMQRRFVSDVSHELRTPLTTVRMAADVIHEAREDFDPVTARSAELLADQLDRFESLLADLLEISRFDAGAAALEAEPIDLREVVRRVVSGAEPLAERKGTHIRVVGDQQPVVAEADARRLERVLRNLVVNAVEHGEGKDVVVKLASAGGAVAVAVRDYGVGLKPGEATRVFSRFWRADPARARTTGGTGLGLSIALEDARLHGGWLQAWGEPGGGSQFRLTLPRTADEPLRGSPIPLEPKDSRRNRGLDDAGLPRGGEEKRATVPVQQGGGQAPAFPPRGSITPRLATVTPAADPTAMPGKGNGARVVPRPSGGARRADDGGAEPPAPGASPARPDAVEQGDPTEHTEPGEAFRGR, encoded by the coding sequence ATGCCCGGGGACAGCGCCGCTTCGGCTCCCGGCGGGTCCGGGGCACGCCCGGGGCGGCCTGTCGGCCGGGCGGGAGTGAACACGCGTTTCAGACGCCTCTTCGAGGGCGGGCTGCTGCGGGGCGGCGTCCAGGGCAGCCCGGTCCTCAGGCTGTTCCTGCGCTGGGTGCGCCGGCCTCTGCTGCCGGTCATGCGGCTGTGGCGGCGCAACATCCAGCTCAGGGTCGTCGCCACGACCCTGCTGATGTCGCTGGGCGTCGTCCTGCTGCTCGGCTTCGTCGTGATCGGTCAGGTGCGCAACGGCCTGCTCGACGCCAAGGTGAGGGCGTCGCAGAGCCAGGCCACGGGCGGTTTCGCGGTCGCCAAGCAGAAGGCGGACGACACGATGGCGAGCGGGACCGGTGCGGGCACCGGTGCCGGCACGGCCGACGGAGGCGCGAGCCCGGACGGGCGGCAGTCGCAGAACGTCATCCAGTGGATGAGCGACCTCGTGGACTCGCTGGCCAGCGGCGGAGCGGGTGCCTTCGACGTGGCGACGCTGCCCGTGGGCGACGACAGCGGCGGCGGGCGCAGCCCGCGCGGCTCCGGGAACGTCAACCCGACCTTGAGCGTCCCCGCTGATCTGCGTGAGCGCGTCAACAGCGGTACGACGGCGGCGCAGAGCTACACGAAGATCGTCTACTCCGGGGACAAGGAGTCGCAGCCGGCGCTGGTCATCGGCAAGCAGGTCAACGACCCGAACGGGCGCCCGTACGAGCTGTACTACCTCTTCCCGCTGACGCAGGAGGAGAAGTCGCTGAGCCTGGTCAAGGGCACTCTGGCGACCGCCGGGCTGTTCGTCGTCGTCCTGCTCGGCGCCATCGCCTGGCTGGTGGTGCGGCAGGTCGTCACACCGGTCCGGATGGCGGCCGGAATCGCGGAGCGGTTGTCCGCCGGGCGGCTGCAGGAGCGGATGAAGGTCACCGGCGAGGACGACATCGCGCGCCTCGGCGAGGCGTTCAACAAGATGGCGCAGAACCTCCAGCTGAAGATCCAGCAGCTGGAGGACCTGTCGCGGATGCAGCGCCGGTTCGTGTCGGACGTCTCGCACGAGCTGCGCACCCCGCTGACGACCGTCCGTATGGCGGCGGACGTCATCCACGAGGCGCGCGAGGACTTCGACCCGGTGACCGCGCGGTCGGCGGAGCTGCTCGCCGATCAGCTGGACCGGTTCGAGTCGCTGCTGGCGGACCTGCTGGAGATCAGCCGCTTCGACGCCGGCGCGGCGGCCCTGGAGGCCGAGCCGATAGACCTCAGGGAGGTCGTCCGGCGCGTGGTCAGCGGCGCCGAGCCGCTCGCCGAGCGCAAGGGCACGCACATACGCGTGGTCGGCGACCAGCAGCCCGTCGTCGCCGAGGCCGACGCCCGCCGTCTGGAGCGTGTGCTGCGCAATCTGGTCGTCAACGCGGTGGAGCACGGCGAGGGCAAGGACGTCGTCGTCAAGCTCGCCTCGGCCGGCGGTGCGGTCGCCGTCGCGGTGCGCGACTACGGCGTCGGACTCAAGCCGGGTGAGGCGACCAGGGTCTTCAGCCGCTTCTGGCGGGCGGACCCGGCACGCGCGCGTACCACCGGCGGTACGGGCCTCGGGCTGTCGATCGCCCTGGAGGACGCACGACTGCACGGCGGCTGGCTGCAGGCCTGGGGCGAGCCGGGCGGCGGCTCGCAGTTCCGGCTGACGCTGCCCAGGACCGCCGACGAGCCGCTGCGGGGCTCGCCGATACCGCTGGAGCCGAAGGACTCGCGCCGCAATCGGGGTCTCGACGACGCCGGTCTGCCCCGCGGGGGCGAGGAGAAGCGGGCGACCGTACCGGTGCAGCAGGGTGGCGGGCAGGCGCCCGCGTTCCCGCCGCGCGGCTCGATCACGCCCCGCCTGGCCACGGTCACGCCCGCGGCCGACCCGACCGCGATGCCCGGCAAAGGCAACGGCGCGCGCGTGGTGCCCAGGCCCTCGGGCGGCGCACGGCGTGCGGACGACGGCGGCGCCGAGCCTCCGGCGCCCGGCGCGAGCCCGGCCCGCCCGGACGCGGTCGAACAGGGGGACCCCACCGAGCACACCGAGCCAGGGGAGGCATTTCGTGGGCGCTGA
- the mtnA gene encoding S-methyl-5-thioribose-1-phosphate isomerase: MADQQAQTGGEKRPSDIPAIRWEEPPEGPVLVLLDQTRVPAEEVELVCTDASALVEAICSLAVRGAPLLGIAGAYGVALAAARGFDVVEAARALESARPTAVNLSVGVRRAEAAHGAALARTGDPTAAAEAALAAARALHQEDAEASARMAVHGLALLDELLPGGGHRILTHCNTGALVSGGEGTAFAVALAAHREGRLRRLWVDETRPLLQGARLTAYEAARSGMAYTLLTDNAAGSLFAAGEVDAVLIGADRIAADGSVANKVGSYPLAVLARYHHVPFIVVAPLTTLDPDTPDGASIEVEQRPGFEVTEISAPQVPVAGPGGGVQVAPLGTQAYNPAFDVTPPELVTALVTEEGAVSPVTAAALAELCARARRVPVDG; the protein is encoded by the coding sequence ATGGCTGATCAGCAGGCGCAAACCGGCGGGGAGAAGCGGCCGAGCGACATACCGGCGATCCGATGGGAGGAACCACCCGAGGGTCCCGTACTGGTCCTTCTCGATCAGACGAGAGTTCCGGCAGAAGAGGTCGAGTTGGTGTGCACGGACGCGTCGGCGCTGGTGGAGGCGATCTGTTCGCTCGCCGTGCGCGGGGCGCCGTTGCTCGGGATCGCGGGGGCGTACGGGGTGGCGCTGGCCGCCGCGCGCGGCTTCGACGTGGTCGAGGCCGCGCGGGCGCTGGAGAGTGCCCGGCCGACCGCGGTGAACCTGTCCGTGGGGGTGCGCCGGGCCGAGGCGGCGCACGGGGCCGCGCTGGCCAGGACCGGCGACCCGACGGCGGCGGCCGAGGCTGCACTGGCCGCGGCGCGGGCACTGCACCAGGAGGACGCGGAGGCCAGTGCGCGGATGGCGGTGCACGGGCTGGCTCTGCTGGACGAGTTGCTGCCGGGCGGCGGGCACCGGATCCTCACCCACTGCAACACCGGGGCACTGGTGTCGGGCGGCGAGGGCACGGCGTTCGCGGTGGCGCTCGCCGCGCACCGCGAAGGACGGCTGCGGCGGCTGTGGGTGGACGAGACCCGCCCGCTGCTGCAGGGCGCCCGTCTGACGGCGTACGAAGCGGCCCGCAGCGGTATGGCCTACACCTTGCTCACCGACAACGCGGCGGGGTCCCTGTTCGCGGCGGGCGAGGTCGACGCCGTGCTGATCGGGGCGGACCGGATCGCGGCCGACGGGTCGGTGGCGAACAAGGTGGGGAGCTATCCGCTCGCCGTGCTCGCGCGCTACCACCATGTGCCGTTCATCGTGGTGGCGCCGCTGACCACCCTCGATCCGGACACTCCCGACGGCGCGTCCATCGAGGTCGAGCAGCGCCCGGGCTTCGAGGTGACGGAGATCAGCGCCCCGCAGGTGCCGGTGGCGGGACCCGGGGGCGGGGTGCAGGTGGCACCGCTGGGCACCCAGGCGTACAACCCGGCGTTCGACGTGACCCCGCCCGAGCTGGTGACGGCCCTCGTCACCGAGGAGGGTGCCGTGTCCCCGGTGACGGCCGCGGCGCTCGCCGAGCTGTGCGCGAGGGCCCGCCGGGTGCCGGTGGACGGCTGA
- a CDS encoding MoxR family ATPase: protein MTDPTTDNAGRTGDAGDARASLEALRAEIAKAVVGQDPAVTGLVVALLCRGHVLLEGVPGVAKTLLVRTLAAALELDTKRVQFTPDLMPSDVTGSLVYDTRTAEFSFQPGPVFTNLLLADEINRTPPKTQSSLLEAMEERQVTVDGTPRPLPEPFLVAATQNPVEYEGTYPLPEAQLDRFLVKLTVPLPSRQDEIDVLTRHASGFNPRDLRAAGVRPVAGAADLEAARAAVAKTTVSPEITAYVVDICRATRESPSLTLGVSPRGATALLATSRAWAWLTGRDYVIPDDVKALALPTLRHRVQLRPEAEMEGVTADSVINAILAHVPVPR, encoded by the coding sequence ATGACGGACCCGACCACTGACAACGCCGGGCGCACCGGGGACGCGGGCGATGCCCGTGCCTCCCTGGAGGCCCTGCGCGCCGAGATCGCGAAAGCCGTGGTCGGCCAGGACCCCGCCGTGACCGGTCTCGTCGTCGCCCTCCTCTGCCGTGGACACGTTCTACTGGAAGGAGTCCCCGGGGTCGCCAAAACGTTGCTCGTCCGCACACTCGCGGCCGCACTCGAACTCGACACCAAGCGGGTCCAGTTCACTCCCGACCTGATGCCGAGCGACGTCACGGGCTCCCTCGTCTACGACACCCGGACCGCCGAGTTCTCCTTCCAGCCCGGCCCCGTCTTCACCAACCTCCTCCTCGCGGACGAGATCAACCGGACCCCGCCCAAGACCCAGTCCTCCCTGCTGGAGGCCATGGAGGAACGCCAGGTCACGGTCGACGGCACGCCACGTCCGCTGCCGGAGCCGTTCCTGGTCGCCGCGACCCAGAACCCGGTCGAGTACGAGGGCACCTACCCGCTGCCCGAGGCACAACTGGACCGTTTCCTGGTGAAGCTGACGGTCCCTCTGCCGTCCCGGCAGGACGAGATCGACGTCCTCACCCGCCATGCCTCCGGTTTCAACCCGCGCGACCTGCGCGCCGCCGGCGTACGCCCGGTCGCCGGCGCCGCCGACCTGGAAGCGGCCCGCGCGGCTGTCGCCAAGACGACGGTCTCCCCCGAGATCACCGCCTACGTCGTGGACATCTGCCGCGCCACCCGCGAGTCGCCGTCCCTCACCCTGGGCGTCTCCCCGCGCGGTGCCACCGCTCTCCTCGCCACCTCGCGCGCCTGGGCCTGGCTGACGGGCCGTGACTACGTCATCCCCGACGACGTGAAGGCCCTCGCCCTGCCCACCCTGCGCCACCGTGTGCAGCTCCGCCCCGAGGCCGAGATGGAAGGTGTGACGGCCGACTCGGTCATCAACGCCATCCTGGCCCACGTCCCGGTCCCGCGCTGA
- a CDS encoding proline-rich domain-containing protein has protein sequence MTDTPGWASPGTAPSSEGREPGASGPAEPSDRPGPEGTAPQPGADPQGPGVKWSKEQPPAGLWSAPTGAPDPNQAPPPPPPPPAQGWGGHQPGGPGQGGYGGPPPGPGGYPAWGGGWGGPPPAAKPGVIPLRPLGIGEILDGAVSTMRTYWRTVLGISLAVALLVDTTLVAVQGFVMNGSTAQTSLDNGTATPDDVLRALRETMIGTGIVAVISTIAIIVATALLTTITSRAVLGRPVSTGEAWREARPQIPRLFGLLLLLGLIFIGVFAAGMLPGFLVLLADGGSGAGAALLAIGVLAAFVVAGWLMIRFYLATPALMLERQGITKALSRSTKLVRGSWWRVFGIVLLTGLITNIVASLVAIPFAILGAAVSGDSLGDLFGTGGGHVGWTFLIIRGIGSLIGTTLTLPISAGVTVLLYIDQRIRREALDIELARAAGVPGDAARRVPGS, from the coding sequence ATGACAGACACTCCGGGCTGGGCCTCGCCCGGAACCGCCCCGTCGTCCGAGGGGCGGGAACCCGGTGCGTCCGGCCCCGCCGAACCCTCCGACCGCCCCGGCCCCGAGGGCACCGCACCGCAGCCCGGCGCGGACCCGCAGGGCCCCGGCGTGAAGTGGTCCAAGGAGCAGCCGCCGGCCGGCCTGTGGTCCGCGCCCACCGGTGCCCCCGACCCGAACCAGGCCCCGCCTCCGCCGCCCCCGCCGCCCGCCCAGGGCTGGGGTGGCCACCAGCCCGGCGGCCCGGGCCAAGGCGGCTACGGCGGCCCTCCCCCGGGCCCCGGCGGCTACCCGGCCTGGGGCGGCGGCTGGGGCGGCCCCCCGCCCGCGGCCAAGCCCGGTGTCATCCCGCTTCGCCCGCTCGGTATCGGCGAGATCCTCGACGGCGCCGTCTCCACCATGCGCACCTACTGGCGCACGGTGCTCGGCATCTCGCTGGCGGTCGCTCTGCTCGTCGACACCACGCTCGTCGCCGTCCAGGGCTTCGTCATGAACGGCAGCACCGCACAGACCTCGCTCGACAACGGGACCGCCACGCCTGACGACGTCCTGCGCGCCCTGCGCGAGACGATGATCGGCACCGGCATCGTCGCCGTGATCTCCACGATCGCCATCATCGTCGCGACCGCCCTGCTGACGACCATCACCAGCCGTGCCGTCCTCGGCCGGCCGGTCAGCACCGGCGAAGCCTGGCGCGAGGCCCGCCCGCAGATCCCCCGGCTGTTCGGCCTGCTCCTGCTGCTCGGCCTGATCTTCATCGGCGTCTTCGCCGCCGGCATGCTGCCCGGGTTCCTCGTCCTGCTCGCCGACGGCGGCAGCGGCGCCGGTGCGGCACTGCTGGCCATCGGCGTCCTCGCGGCCTTCGTCGTCGCCGGCTGGCTGATGATCCGCTTCTACCTGGCGACCCCCGCCCTGATGCTGGAGCGGCAGGGCATCACCAAGGCCTTGAGCCGCTCGACGAAGCTGGTGCGCGGCTCCTGGTGGCGTGTCTTCGGCATCGTGCTGCTCACCGGGCTCATCACCAACATCGTCGCCTCGCTCGTCGCGATCCCCTTCGCGATCCTCGGGGCCGCCGTGAGCGGTGACAGCCTGGGCGACCTGTTCGGCACCGGCGGCGGACACGTCGGCTGGACGTTCCTGATCATCCGCGGGATCGGCTCGCTGATCGGCACCACGCTCACCCTCCCGATCAGCGCGGGCGTCACCGTGCTCCTCTACATCGACCAGCGCATCCGCCGCGAGGCCCTCGACATCGAACTGGCCCGCGCCGCCGGTGTCCCCGGCGACGCCGCCCGCCGCGTCCCGGGGAGCTGA
- the mtrA gene encoding two-component system response regulator MtrA, giving the protein MMSFMKGRVLVVDDDTALAEMLGIVLRGEGFEPSFVADGDKALAAFREAKPDLVLLDLMLPGRDGIEVCRLIRAESGVPIVMLTAKSDTVDVVVGLESGADDYIVKPFKPKELVARIRARLRRSEEPAPEQLTIGDLVIDVAGHSVKREGQSIALTPLEFDLLVALARKPWQVFTREVLLEQVWGYRHAADTRLVNVHVQRLRSKVEKDPERPEIVVTVRGVGYKAGPS; this is encoded by the coding sequence ATGATGTCGTTTATGAAGGGACGAGTCCTTGTCGTCGACGACGACACCGCACTGGCCGAGATGCTCGGCATTGTGCTGCGTGGTGAAGGTTTTGAGCCGTCTTTCGTAGCAGACGGCGACAAGGCGCTTGCCGCTTTCCGTGAGGCCAAGCCCGATCTGGTGCTGCTCGACCTGATGCTTCCCGGCCGGGACGGCATCGAGGTGTGCCGCCTGATCCGGGCGGAGTCGGGCGTGCCGATCGTGATGCTCACGGCGAAGAGCGACACCGTCGATGTCGTCGTGGGCCTGGAGTCCGGCGCCGACGACTACATCGTGAAGCCGTTCAAGCCCAAGGAGCTGGTGGCCCGCATCCGTGCGCGGCTGCGCAGGTCCGAGGAGCCGGCGCCGGAGCAGCTGACCATCGGTGACCTGGTCATCGACGTGGCCGGACACTCGGTGAAGCGGGAGGGGCAGTCCATCGCGCTGACCCCCCTGGAGTTCGACCTGCTGGTCGCGCTCGCCCGCAAGCCGTGGCAGGTGTTCACGCGCGAGGTGCTCCTCGAGCAGGTGTGGGGTTATCGCCACGCCGCCGACACCCGCCTCGTCAACGTGCACGTCCAGCGGCTGCGCTCCAAGGTCGAGAAGGACCCGGAGCGGCCGGAGATCGTGGTGACCGTCCGTGGTGTCGGTTACAAGGCAGGACCGAGCTGA
- a CDS encoding DUF4350 domain-containing protein encodes MTSEATLPTTSTAPTTRQVWTRARGITLAAVLLLVAAVAMAAVRSTDRHGSLDPRSADPYGSRAVAQLLADRGVSTRVVTTLGEARTAAGPDTTVLVAVPDLLTSRQQTRLHEATASSGGRTVLVAAGSPSVERLAPGVTADPLNSSHTTLAPDCSLPEARRAGSADTGGIRYTTTHLDADSCYPSERLATLLRVPAASGHGDTVVLGAPDILYNDRLDEQGNASLALQLLGSRPHLVWYLPSLSDSAATGGDEQKSFLDLLPSGWLWGTLQLFVAAVLAAFWRGRRFGRLVPERLPVAIRASETAEGRARLYRKANARGRASAALRSTTRTRLAPLVGVPVTQAHAPEALLPALSARLSGDGQTLHPLLFGPPPGDDAALVALTDQLDALEREVRRS; translated from the coding sequence GTGACCAGCGAGGCCACCCTGCCGACCACCTCCACCGCGCCCACCACCCGCCAGGTGTGGACCCGCGCGCGGGGCATCACCCTCGCCGCCGTCCTGCTGCTCGTCGCGGCCGTGGCCATGGCCGCCGTACGCTCCACCGACCGGCACGGCTCCCTGGACCCGCGCTCCGCCGACCCCTACGGCAGCCGCGCCGTCGCCCAACTCCTCGCCGACCGCGGCGTGTCCACGCGCGTGGTCACCACGCTCGGCGAGGCACGCACGGCCGCCGGCCCCGACACCACCGTCCTCGTCGCCGTACCGGACCTGCTGACCAGCCGTCAGCAGACCCGGCTGCACGAGGCGACCGCGAGCTCCGGCGGACGCACCGTACTCGTCGCGGCGGGCAGCCCGTCCGTGGAACGACTCGCCCCCGGCGTCACCGCGGACCCCCTGAACAGCTCCCACACCACCCTCGCCCCCGACTGCAGCCTGCCCGAGGCCCGGCGCGCGGGCAGCGCCGACACCGGAGGCATCCGCTACACCACCACCCATCTCGACGCCGACTCCTGCTACCCCAGCGAGCGACTCGCCACCCTGCTGCGGGTCCCGGCGGCCTCCGGGCACGGCGACACCGTCGTCCTCGGCGCACCCGACATCCTCTACAACGACCGCCTCGACGAGCAGGGCAACGCCTCCCTCGCCCTGCAACTCCTCGGCTCCCGACCCCATCTCGTCTGGTACCTCCCCTCGCTCTCCGACTCCGCCGCCACCGGCGGCGACGAGCAGAAGAGCTTCCTCGACCTGCTCCCGTCCGGCTGGCTCTGGGGCACCCTGCAGCTCTTCGTCGCAGCGGTCCTCGCGGCGTTCTGGCGCGGACGCCGCTTCGGCCGGCTCGTGCCCGAACGGCTCCCCGTGGCGATCCGCGCCTCCGAGACCGCCGAAGGCCGCGCCCGCCTCTACCGCAAAGCCAACGCCCGCGGCCGCGCGTCCGCCGCTCTTCGCTCCACCACCCGCACCCGCCTCGCCCCCCTGGTCGGCGTCCCCGTCACCCAGGCGCACGCGCCCGAGGCCCTGCTCCCCGCTCTGTCCGCCCGCCTCTCCGGCGACGGACAGACCCTGCACCCGCTCCTCTTCGGGCCGCCGCCCGGTGACGACGCGGCGCTCGTCGCACTGACCGACCAACTCGACGCCCTCGAAAGAGAGGTACGCCGTTCATGA
- a CDS encoding LpqB family beta-propeller domain-containing protein has protein sequence MGADRRGGAHGRPGRAVAYAAVGVVLLTGCASMPDSGDLRNVESTPRQETGVRVFPVPPADGAGPGEIMQGFLEALTSDDPEYDTARKYLTADAARAWRPEHSTTVLTNGPSMETDCQVSGREEAGSVTCVLAGSQVATVDAQQAYKPADGPYRKKLHLSKDGKSGQWRIDGLPDGVVMGKSDFQRNYTSVDKYYFASNTAVGTTGEPVSVADPVFVRSKVDTMTEMVRSLLRGPTRWLGPVVRSSFPTGTALRKDVSGLTPDDQNKLTVPLNLKASQVAASKCSEMATQVLFTLRNLAPTLESVELTGLGGGPLCELDEEHAESTAWHGSDRRPEFLYYLDGKHRLVRMSTGSPGAGGVPVPGPLGEGNKGLQSVAVSRDEHNAAGVGDNGRSLYVVPLSASGSLGDPLVTSNGPSPEDRLTTPSWDARGDLWVADRDPDHTRLKVLQQGVAEPEDVAVPGLPGKIKDVRVAADGTRIALVVEKKGGKQSLLIGRIQRDNGTGQGILVDDLRSAAPDLEQVSAISWAGDSRLLAVGREQGGVQQMRYVEVDGSTLNTPAPGALPGVKAVAASEDEQVPLVAYSDDGIVRLPSGAQWQKVDKDGTAPVYPG, from the coding sequence GTGGGCGCTGACCGCAGGGGGGGCGCCCACGGGCGTCCGGGTCGCGCGGTGGCGTACGCCGCAGTGGGGGTCGTTCTGCTGACCGGGTGCGCCTCGATGCCCGACAGCGGGGACCTGCGCAACGTGGAGTCCACGCCACGGCAGGAGACGGGGGTGCGGGTGTTCCCCGTGCCGCCGGCCGACGGCGCCGGTCCGGGCGAGATCATGCAGGGCTTCCTCGAGGCGCTCACCAGCGACGACCCGGAGTACGACACCGCTCGCAAGTACCTGACGGCCGACGCGGCGCGTGCCTGGCGGCCCGAGCACTCGACCACGGTGCTCACGAACGGGCCGAGCATGGAGACCGACTGCCAGGTGAGCGGACGGGAGGAGGCGGGCAGCGTCACCTGCGTCCTGGCCGGCAGTCAGGTCGCCACGGTCGACGCGCAGCAGGCGTACAAGCCCGCCGACGGGCCGTACCGCAAGAAACTGCACCTCAGCAAGGACGGCAAGAGCGGGCAGTGGCGCATCGACGGGCTGCCCGACGGTGTCGTCATGGGCAAGTCGGACTTCCAGCGGAACTACACCTCCGTCGACAAGTACTACTTCGCCTCCAACACGGCGGTCGGGACGACCGGAGAGCCGGTGTCGGTGGCCGACCCGGTGTTCGTGCGCAGCAAGGTGGACACGATGACCGAGATGGTCCGCTCGCTGCTGCGCGGGCCCACCAGATGGCTGGGGCCGGTGGTCAGGTCCAGCTTCCCCACGGGCACGGCGCTGCGGAAGGACGTGTCCGGGCTGACACCGGACGACCAGAACAAGCTGACCGTGCCGTTGAACCTCAAGGCGTCGCAGGTCGCGGCGAGCAAGTGCTCCGAGATGGCGACCCAGGTGCTGTTCACCCTGCGGAACCTCGCCCCGACGCTGGAGTCCGTCGAGCTGACGGGACTCGGGGGCGGGCCGCTGTGCGAGCTGGACGAGGAGCACGCCGAGTCCACCGCCTGGCACGGGTCGGACCGGCGCCCGGAGTTCCTGTACTACCTCGACGGCAAGCACAGGCTGGTGCGGATGTCGACCGGCAGCCCCGGCGCGGGGGGCGTCCCGGTGCCGGGTCCGCTGGGTGAGGGCAACAAGGGACTGCAGTCGGTGGCGGTCTCGCGGGACGAGCACAACGCGGCCGGGGTGGGTGACAACGGCAGGTCGCTGTACGTGGTGCCGCTGTCGGCGTCCGGCTCGCTCGGGGACCCGCTGGTGACCAGCAACGGCCCGAGCCCCGAGGACCGGCTCACCACGCCCAGCTGGGACGCGCGCGGGGATCTGTGGGTCGCCGACCGCGACCCGGACCACACGCGGCTGAAGGTCCTGCAGCAGGGCGTCGCGGAACCGGAGGACGTCGCCGTCCCCGGCCTGCCCGGCAAGATCAAGGACGTGCGGGTGGCCGCCGACGGTACCCGGATCGCGCTGGTCGTGGAGAAGAAGGGCGGCAAGCAGTCGCTGCTCATCGGCCGGATCCAGCGTGACAACGGCACCGGGCAGGGCATCCTGGTGGACGACCTCAGGTCCGCGGCCCCCGATCTGGAGCAGGTCAGCGCCATCTCCTGGGCCGGGGACAGCAGGCTGCTCGCGGTCGGCCGGGAGCAGGGCGGTGTGCAGCAGATGCGGTACGTCGAGGTCGACGGCTCCACGCTGAACACCCCGGCGCCCGGCGCGCTGCCGGGTGTGAAGGCCGTCGCGGCGTCCGAGGACGAGCAGGTACCCCTGGTGGCCTATTCGGACGACGGGATCGTCCGGCTGCCGTCCGGTGCGCAGTGGCAGAAGGTGGACAAGGACGGAACGGCGCCGGTGTACCCGGGCTGA
- a CDS encoding DUF4129 domain-containing protein, translating to MSLTGGALTAAAPPGAVSTAVRGLLRAADTVVLAAGGSGDEPPVTISRDSAREAARRELSKRMYHENDPGLIQRALDAFWDWLGKLFGTAASATPGGGVGLFVVVLFVVAVLGALWWRLGTPRRRTASAAVLFDDSPRSAAEHRAASEAHAAQGHWNQAVQERMRAIVRSLEERALLDVRPGRTADEAAAEAGRSLPAHTDRLRAAARQFDDVTYGGRRAGEQAYHRLAELDRDLERTRPALADSTTAGNRPGAAE from the coding sequence GTGAGCCTCACGGGGGGAGCACTCACGGCGGCGGCCCCGCCCGGCGCCGTGAGTACGGCCGTGCGCGGCCTGCTGCGCGCGGCCGACACGGTGGTCCTGGCCGCCGGCGGCTCGGGGGACGAGCCGCCCGTGACCATCTCGCGCGACTCCGCGCGGGAGGCGGCCCGACGCGAGCTGTCCAAGCGGATGTACCACGAGAACGACCCCGGCCTGATCCAGCGCGCCCTGGACGCCTTCTGGGACTGGCTCGGCAAGTTGTTCGGCACGGCCGCCTCGGCGACTCCCGGCGGCGGTGTCGGCCTGTTCGTCGTCGTCCTGTTCGTCGTCGCCGTGCTGGGCGCCCTGTGGTGGCGCCTGGGCACCCCCCGCCGCCGAACCGCCTCCGCCGCCGTCCTGTTCGACGACAGCCCCCGCAGCGCCGCCGAGCACCGCGCCGCCAGCGAGGCACACGCCGCCCAGGGCCACTGGAACCAGGCCGTGCAGGAACGCATGCGGGCCATCGTCCGCTCCCTGGAGGAACGGGCCCTGCTCGACGTCCGGCCCGGACGCACCGCCGACGAGGCGGCCGCCGAGGCCGGCCGTTCCCTCCCCGCGCACACGGACCGCCTGCGTGCCGCCGCCCGGCAGTTCGACGACGTCACATACGGCGGACGCAGGGCCGGCGAGCAGGCGTACCACCGCCTCGCCGAACTCGACCGCGACCTGGAACGCACCAGGCCCGCCCTCGCCGACAGCACCACCGCCGGCAACCGCCCGGGAGCCGCCGAGTGA